The following proteins are co-located in the Fusobacteria bacterium ZRK30 genome:
- a CDS encoding fructose-specific PTS transporter subunit EIIC, translated as MKITDLINESSITLDLKGINKGEVINELCELHYKNNNINNLEGYMKDILKRESQSSTGLEEGIAIPHAKSKYVTNPSLVLGISKDGIDYDSLDGEPSNLLFMIAAPENASDTHIETLSKLTTFLIDDDFREAILNAETPEKIISLINKKEVEEDGNINLEVEAAKGSILAVTGCPTGIAHTYMAADALKKKAVEMGINIKVETNGSTGIKNKLTEEEIHSAAGIIVAADKAIEMNRFDGKPVLIVPVKDGIKRPEELINSAPKSPIYRTDQNKKSSNDNAPKRSGFYKHLMNGVSNMLPFVVGGGILIAVSFMFGIKAFDPADPNFNKFAKFLMDIGGGGAFALMVPILAGFIGMSIADRPGFMPAMVGGMMANSNGGGFLGGLLAGFIGGYVVNFIKKSTSNMPESMEGLKPILIFPVLGLFITGGIMTIILGPIASINSGMVTFLNGLGTNNLIVLGIVLGGMMAVDMGGPINKAAFTFGIAAIASGNYAPHAAVMAGGMVPPLGIAIATVLFKNKFTDEEKNSGKTNFILGASFITEGAIPFAAADPLKIIPACIIGSALAGGMAMYFGTELPAPHGGLFVIPIITHPMMYLLSVVTGSLATAGIIGTLKKEI; from the coding sequence ATGAAAATTACAGATTTAATAAACGAAAGTAGTATTACTTTGGATTTAAAAGGAATAAACAAAGGTGAAGTTATAAACGAACTATGTGAACTACACTATAAAAATAATAATATTAATAACTTAGAAGGATATATGAAGGATATCTTAAAGAGGGAATCCCAGAGTTCAACAGGATTAGAAGAGGGAATAGCTATTCCCCATGCAAAATCTAAATATGTAACAAATCCATCTTTAGTGTTAGGAATTTCAAAGGATGGAATAGACTATGATTCTTTAGACGGAGAACCTAGCAACTTACTCTTTATGATTGCAGCTCCAGAAAATGCAAGCGATACCCATATAGAAACACTCTCTAAGTTAACTACATTTCTAATTGATGATGATTTTAGAGAAGCTATTTTAAATGCTGAAACTCCTGAAAAAATTATCTCTTTAATCAATAAAAAAGAGGTAGAAGAGGACGGAAATATAAATTTAGAAGTAGAAGCAGCAAAGGGAAGTATCTTAGCAGTAACTGGGTGTCCTACAGGAATAGCTCATACATATATGGCAGCAGATGCACTGAAAAAGAAAGCTGTAGAGATGGGAATAAATATCAAGGTAGAAACGAATGGTTCTACAGGGATAAAGAATAAGCTTACTGAAGAAGAGATCCATAGTGCTGCAGGTATCATTGTAGCCGCTGATAAAGCTATAGAAATGAATAGATTTGACGGAAAACCTGTACTTATCGTTCCTGTAAAAGATGGGATCAAGAGACCGGAAGAATTGATTAATAGTGCTCCCAAGTCTCCTATATATAGAACAGATCAGAATAAAAAATCCAGTAATGACAACGCTCCTAAAAGAAGCGGATTTTATAAACATCTGATGAATGGAGTATCGAATATGCTGCCATTCGTTGTAGGAGGAGGTATCTTAATTGCTGTTTCATTCATGTTTGGAATAAAAGCTTTTGATCCTGCAGATCCCAATTTCAATAAATTTGCAAAATTCTTGATGGATATAGGAGGGGGAGGAGCATTTGCACTGATGGTTCCAATCTTAGCCGGTTTTATCGGAATGAGTATTGCAGATAGACCCGGATTCATGCCTGCCATGGTTGGTGGAATGATGGCCAATTCTAATGGCGGTGGATTCTTAGGAGGACTATTAGCTGGTTTCATAGGTGGTTATGTTGTTAACTTTATTAAAAAATCAACTTCTAATATGCCGGAATCTATGGAAGGATTAAAACCAATATTAATCTTCCCTGTATTAGGGTTATTTATCACAGGTGGAATAATGACAATTATTTTAGGACCTATAGCCTCTATAAACAGTGGAATGGTAACTTTCCTTAATGGACTGGGAACAAATAACTTAATTGTATTAGGAATAGTATTAGGTGGAATGATGGCAGTAGATATGGGTGGGCCTATCAACAAAGCGGCATTTACCTTTGGTATTGCAGCTATCGCTTCTGGAAACTATGCTCCCCATGCAGCTGTTATGGCTGGTGGAATGGTACCACCATTAGGAATAGCTATAGCTACAGTATTATTTAAAAATAAATTTACAGACGAAGAGAAAAACTCCGGTAAAACTAACTTTATATTAGGAGCTTCATTTATCACAGAGGGAGCTATACCATTTGCAGCAGCAGATCCACTAAAGATCATTCCTGCATGTATAATTGGTTCTGCCCTTGCTGGTGGAATGGCTATGTATTTTGGAACAGAATTACCTGCTCCTCACGGTGGATTATTTGTTATCCCTATCATAACTCATCCAATGATGTATCTTCTTTCAGTAGTTACAGGTTCACTTGCAACTGCAGGTATAATAGGTACTCTGAAAAAAGAGATCTAA
- a CDS encoding DeoR/GlpR family DNA-binding transcription regulator: MIQIKREEIIKSMLEIKKTVTLKELTEKLKTSESTIRRDLARMEENGILTRVHGGARISNISYEEDLVSKTSQNNEAKENIAFLASTYIKENDCVFLDAGTTTEYLIKHMRSKDVTVVTNGIHHVKELSKYKIKSYFTGGALKHKTGALIGKDALKTIESYNYDISFIGSNSIDIKAGLTTPDPDEALIKEKVIQNSKVSYILADHTKFNKISFSKFGNLEEVKIITDTIIDERYHNINTIEEVIK, encoded by the coding sequence ATGATACAAATAAAACGAGAAGAGATAATAAAGTCAATGTTAGAAATCAAAAAAACAGTGACACTAAAAGAATTAACAGAAAAATTAAAAACATCTGAATCAACAATTAGAAGAGATTTAGCAAGGATGGAAGAAAATGGAATACTAACAAGAGTTCATGGAGGAGCTCGTATATCCAATATTTCCTATGAGGAGGATCTAGTTTCCAAAACCAGTCAAAATAATGAAGCTAAAGAGAATATAGCCTTCCTTGCCTCTACCTATATAAAGGAAAATGACTGTGTATTTTTAGATGCCGGGACAACTACAGAATACCTTATAAAACATATGAGATCAAAAGATGTTACCGTAGTAACTAACGGGATCCACCATGTAAAGGAATTGTCTAAATACAAGATAAAAAGCTATTTTACAGGAGGAGCGCTAAAACATAAAACAGGTGCATTGATTGGAAAAGATGCATTGAAGACTATTGAAAGCTATAACTATGATATTTCATTTATAGGTTCTAATTCCATAGATATAAAAGCCGGTCTGACAACTCCAGATCCAGATGAGGCCCTGATAAAAGAAAAGGTTATTCAAAATTCTAAAGTTTCATATATTTTAGCAGATCATACCAAATTTAATAAAATTTCATTCTCAAAATTTGGAAATTTAGAGGAAGTAAAGATAATTACAGATACCATTATAGATGAAAGATATCATAACATAAATACAATTGAGGAGGTCATAAAATGA
- the mglB gene encoding galactose/glucose ABC transporter substrate-binding protein MglB produces the protein MKKIFAVMAMVAAITACGGNEKSATTEGESAPKIGVAIYKFDDNFMSVLRQDLGKISSAKGIKLDLVDSQNNQSTQNDQIDVFLSKGMDVLAVNLVDPASASTIINKAKEENKPVVFFNKEPSQKDMNSYDKVYYVGTDSKESGVIQGELIAKHWMNNSDKWDLNKDGKIQFVLLKGEPGHPDAEARTEWAVKTLNEKGIDTEALHLDTAMWDTAMAKDKMDAWIAGPNKDKIEVVIANNDGMAFGAIESLKAAGRSDIPVFGIDALPEALAMVERGELEGTVLNDAKNQAQATFDLSYNLAVGKEPLEGTEWKLDDKKAVRVPYIGVDKDNLADFK, from the coding sequence ATGAAGAAAATATTTGCAGTAATGGCAATGGTAGCAGCGATAACAGCTTGTGGTGGAAATGAAAAATCAGCAACTACAGAGGGTGAAAGTGCACCTAAGATCGGAGTAGCTATTTATAAGTTTGACGATAACTTTATGTCTGTGTTGAGACAAGATCTGGGTAAAATATCAAGTGCCAAAGGAATCAAACTTGATCTGGTAGATTCACAAAATAACCAGTCTACTCAAAATGATCAAATAGATGTATTTTTATCTAAGGGAATGGATGTTTTAGCTGTAAACTTAGTAGACCCTGCTTCTGCCTCGACTATTATCAATAAAGCTAAGGAAGAAAATAAACCAGTGGTCTTTTTCAATAAGGAACCATCTCAAAAAGATATGAATTCATATGACAAAGTATACTATGTGGGAACAGATTCTAAGGAGTCAGGGGTAATTCAAGGTGAACTCATTGCCAAGCACTGGATGAATAACAGTGATAAATGGGATTTAAATAAAGATGGAAAGATTCAATTTGTATTGCTAAAAGGAGAACCTGGTCATCCAGATGCTGAAGCCAGAACTGAATGGGCAGTAAAGACTTTAAATGAAAAAGGTATAGATACAGAAGCATTACATTTAGATACAGCAATGTGGGATACAGCAATGGCTAAAGATAAGATGGATGCATGGATTGCAGGCCCTAATAAAGATAAGATTGAGGTAGTTATAGCAAATAATGATGGGATGGCATTCGGAGCAATAGAGTCATTAAAAGCAGCCGGAAGATCGGATATACCGGTATTCGGAATAGATGCTCTTCCAGAAGCTCTTGCAATGGTTGAAAGGGGAGAATTAGAGGGAACTGTTTTAAATGATGCTAAAAACCAAGCCCAAGCTACCTTTGACCTTTCTTATAACTTAGCTGTGGGGAAAGAGCCCCTTGAAGGAACAGAGTGGAAATTAGATGATAAAAAAGCTGTAAGAGTCCCTTATATAGGTGTAGACAAAGATAATCTTGCGGATTTTAAATAA
- a CDS encoding 5'-nucleotidase, lipoprotein e(P4) family, producing MKKKILLIAALLTLGTACTTAKTKVSEPTAKISIISNENNDTAEFANQSVLGTVWVRDSGEYRALTHQAYNSGKSYLKEIAKDPQNKGEKLAVVLDLDETVLDNSAFAAWQAVNHKLYSSKDWARWVNAKEATEVPGSVDFIKTAKELGFEVFYVSNRSAELTIPTIENLKKIGAPFADKDHVLGKTTTSNKAPRLKSIEDKGYTIVLLGGDNLDDFDSVVHHKLNIDRKNHVEDMKDNYGSKFIVLPNPEYGGFDSGIVEGYYQLSTSEKMEARKKVINPWDGK from the coding sequence ATGAAAAAGAAAATTTTATTAATTGCAGCATTATTAACATTAGGGACAGCTTGCACAACTGCTAAAACAAAAGTATCTGAACCAACTGCAAAAATCAGTATAATATCCAATGAGAATAATGATACAGCCGAGTTTGCCAATCAATCGGTACTTGGAACAGTCTGGGTAAGGGATTCAGGAGAGTATAGAGCATTGACCCATCAGGCATACAACTCTGGGAAATCTTATCTAAAAGAAATAGCAAAAGACCCCCAAAATAAAGGTGAAAAATTAGCTGTAGTCTTAGATTTAGATGAAACGGTATTAGATAATAGTGCATTTGCTGCATGGCAGGCCGTTAACCATAAACTATACAGTTCTAAAGACTGGGCAAGGTGGGTAAATGCAAAAGAGGCAACAGAAGTTCCGGGGTCTGTAGACTTTATAAAAACTGCAAAGGAGTTAGGTTTTGAAGTGTTCTATGTTTCAAATAGAAGTGCTGAGTTAACAATACCCACAATAGAAAATTTAAAGAAGATAGGAGCTCCCTTTGCAGACAAGGACCATGTATTAGGAAAAACTACTACATCTAATAAGGCACCGAGGTTAAAGAGTATAGAGGATAAAGGATATACAATAGTTCTTTTAGGTGGAGATAATCTGGATGATTTTGATAGTGTGGTTCATCATAAACTAAATATAGACAGAAAAAATCATGTAGAAGATATGAAAGACAATTATGGAAGTAAATTTATAGTTTTACCGAATCCAGAGTATGGTGGATTTGACAGTGGAATCGTAGAAGGATACTATCAATTATCAACAAGTGAGAAGATGGAAGCTAGAAAAAAAGTGATAAATCCATGGGATGGAAAATAA
- the mglA gene encoding galactose/methyl galactoside ABC transporter ATP-binding protein MglA: protein MEEKFLLEMKEITKEFPGVKALDKVTIQIKKASVHALMGENGAGKSTLMKCLFGIYRKDHGEIIFCGKEINFTSPKEALDSGVSMVHQELNQVLQRNVMDNIWLGRYPQKGFFIDEKKMYDDTKKIFDELDIDIDPKKKVGELSVSEMQMLEIAKAVSYDSKIIVMDEPTSSLTEKEVTHLFKIINKLRDRGCGIIYISHKMEEILEIADEVTVMRDGKWISTDNSKDLTTDIIINMMVGRDLSERFPPKTNVPKEVILEIKDFTAKQQPSFKGINFKLRKGEILGIAGLVGAKRTEILESIFGMRERETGVIILDGKVVNNKNPHEAIKNGFALVTEERRSTGIFAGLDITFNSVISNVDIYQGLGHFLDDKKMKVDTEWVIDSMRVKTPTQKTHIGSLSGGNQQKVIIGRWLLTNPEILMLDEPTRGIDVGAKFEIYQLMNELAKKDKGIIIISSEMPELMGTTDRILVMSNGRIAGIVDTNKTTQEEIMTLSAKFL from the coding sequence ATGGAAGAAAAATTTCTTTTGGAGATGAAGGAAATAACCAAGGAGTTTCCGGGAGTAAAAGCTCTGGATAAGGTTACCATTCAAATAAAGAAGGCTAGTGTTCACGCACTTATGGGAGAAAATGGAGCAGGAAAATCTACCCTGATGAAATGTCTTTTTGGTATCTATCGAAAAGATCATGGAGAGATTATATTTTGCGGAAAAGAAATAAATTTCACCTCTCCTAAAGAGGCTTTAGACAGTGGAGTATCTATGGTTCATCAGGAGTTAAATCAAGTGTTACAGAGAAATGTTATGGATAATATATGGCTTGGAAGGTATCCTCAAAAAGGTTTTTTTATAGATGAGAAGAAGATGTATGATGATACCAAAAAAATATTTGATGAATTGGATATCGATATAGATCCAAAGAAGAAGGTCGGAGAATTGTCTGTTTCAGAGATGCAGATGTTAGAGATAGCAAAGGCTGTCTCCTACGATTCCAAAATTATAGTGATGGATGAGCCTACGTCTTCATTGACAGAAAAAGAGGTGACCCACCTATTTAAAATTATCAATAAGTTAAGGGATAGAGGATGCGGAATCATATATATATCCCATAAGATGGAGGAAATCTTGGAGATAGCTGATGAAGTGACTGTTATGAGAGATGGAAAATGGATCTCTACCGATAACTCCAAAGACCTTACTACAGACATCATTATTAATATGATGGTAGGAAGGGATCTCAGTGAAAGATTCCCTCCTAAAACCAATGTTCCTAAAGAAGTAATCTTGGAGATAAAAGACTTTACAGCTAAACAACAGCCATCCTTCAAAGGTATAAACTTTAAACTACGTAAAGGGGAGATCCTGGGAATAGCGGGGCTGGTAGGAGCTAAAAGAACTGAGATATTGGAATCTATCTTTGGAATGAGGGAAAGGGAAACAGGGGTAATAATATTAGACGGCAAGGTTGTTAATAATAAAAATCCCCATGAAGCTATAAAAAACGGGTTTGCACTAGTTACAGAGGAAAGAAGATCTACAGGAATCTTTGCAGGGTTGGATATAACCTTTAATTCTGTTATATCAAATGTTGATATTTATCAAGGGCTTGGACATTTTTTAGATGATAAAAAGATGAAAGTAGATACAGAGTGGGTTATAGACAGTATGAGGGTGAAAACTCCTACTCAAAAAACCCATATTGGAAGTCTGTCTGGGGGGAATCAGCAAAAGGTTATCATTGGAAGGTGGTTACTTACAAATCCTGAAATATTGATGTTGGATGAGCCGACTAGGGGGATAGATGTAGGAGCTAAGTTTGAAATATATCAACTTATGAATGAACTGGCAAAAAAAGATAAGGGAATAATAATAATTTCATCTGAGATGCCAGAGCTCATGGGTACAACCGACAGGATACTGGTTATGAGTAATGGAAGGATAGCAGGGATAGTAGATACAAATAAAACCACACAAGAAGAAATAATGACCTTGTCAGCTAAATTTTTATAA
- the mglC gene encoding galactose/methyl galactoside ABC transporter permease MglC: MDKKKVKNWGTENAIYLVLIALLVFIVMKEPTFLSVRNLTNILTQSSVRIIIALGVAGLIVTQGTDLSAGRQVGMAALISASLLQSTSAATKVFPNIGEMPLMVVLLLVIIIGAIVGLLNGIVIAIFHVTPFIATLGSMIIVYGANSLYFDLIGASPVASFDPRFSKFTQGVFRISGYRFSYLIIYATIATVITWVLWNKTKFGKNIFAIGGNPEAAAVSGVNVRNNLLKVYILSGIFYAVGGFLEAGRIGSATNNIGFMYELDAIAACVVGGVSFSGGVGRISGVVTGVIIFTVINYGLTYIGISPYWQYIIKGLIIIIAVGLDTRKYLKKK; this comes from the coding sequence ATGGATAAGAAAAAAGTAAAGAATTGGGGAACAGAAAACGCGATATACCTGGTATTGATAGCTTTACTGGTATTTATAGTTATGAAGGAACCGACGTTTTTATCGGTTAGAAATTTAACCAATATATTGACCCAGTCATCAGTTAGAATAATTATTGCCTTAGGAGTTGCCGGTCTTATTGTAACCCAGGGAACAGATCTGTCTGCAGGACGTCAAGTTGGAATGGCTGCTCTGATATCGGCATCACTTCTGCAATCTACCAGTGCTGCAACTAAGGTGTTTCCTAATATAGGAGAGATGCCTCTAATGGTAGTTTTATTATTAGTTATAATAATCGGTGCTATAGTTGGATTATTAAATGGGATAGTTATAGCGATTTTTCATGTAACGCCGTTTATAGCAACCTTAGGTTCTATGATCATTGTATATGGTGCTAATTCATTATATTTTGATCTAATAGGAGCATCTCCAGTAGCATCCTTTGATCCCCGGTTTTCAAAGTTTACCCAGGGTGTTTTTAGGATATCAGGATACCGTTTTTCATATTTGATAATCTACGCTACTATTGCAACTGTTATTACTTGGGTATTGTGGAATAAAACTAAATTTGGTAAAAACATATTTGCTATTGGTGGAAATCCTGAAGCAGCAGCAGTTTCCGGAGTAAATGTAAGAAATAATCTGTTAAAGGTATATATCCTTTCTGGAATTTTTTATGCTGTAGGGGGATTTTTAGAAGCAGGAAGGATCGGATCAGCTACAAATAATATTGGATTTATGTATGAATTAGATGCTATCGCAGCCTGTGTCGTTGGTGGAGTTTCCTTTAGCGGGGGAGTCGGTAGGATCAGCGGGGTAGTAACAGGAGTTATAATCTTTACTGTTATAAATTACGGTCTGACATATATAGGTATCAGTCCATATTGGCAGTATATTATAAAAGGATTGATCATTATCATAGCTGTAGGTTTAGACACAAGAAAATATCTTAAAAAGAAATAG
- the pfkB gene encoding 1-phosphofructokinase: MIYTLTLNPSIDYIINVENFVPGDINLTKSEYKLPGGKGINVSQVLTNLQTPNTTLGFTGGFTGDFIKKSLDKKDINHDFIEVSGDTRINIKMKDINSESEINGNSPEISSEALKKLKVKLGSLITGDTLVLSGSVPKSISSTIYKDIMTDIPNGVKVILDAKGEALLEGIKGKPYMIKPNNHELGDIFDVKLDSIEDTILYGKKLLDLGAQNIIVSMAGDGALLITPTASYIANAPKGKLVNSVGAGDSLVAGFTCGVYKGLDILKAFKLGIACGSASAFSENLCTEIEVERLLKEVKIEQIIETP; encoded by the coding sequence ATGATCTATACATTAACATTAAACCCATCTATAGACTATATAATAAATGTTGAAAATTTTGTTCCTGGAGATATAAACCTGACAAAATCAGAATATAAATTACCAGGGGGAAAAGGAATAAACGTGAGTCAGGTCCTGACTAATCTACAAACTCCTAATACAACACTAGGATTTACAGGGGGATTCACAGGAGATTTCATAAAAAAATCTCTGGATAAAAAAGATATAAATCATGACTTTATAGAAGTTTCCGGTGATACCAGGATAAATATAAAGATGAAAGATATCAACAGCGAGAGTGAGATAAATGGAAATTCTCCTGAGATATCATCAGAGGCATTAAAAAAATTAAAAGTAAAATTAGGATCATTGATAACTGGTGACACCTTAGTTCTCTCTGGCAGTGTACCAAAATCTATAAGTTCAACTATATATAAAGATATTATGACTGATATTCCCAATGGAGTAAAAGTCATATTAGATGCTAAAGGTGAGGCACTATTAGAAGGGATCAAGGGGAAACCTTATATGATAAAACCTAACAATCACGAATTAGGTGATATATTTGATGTAAAATTAGATTCTATAGAAGATACAATTCTATATGGTAAAAAATTACTTGATTTGGGAGCTCAAAATATAATTGTTTCAATGGCTGGAGACGGAGCACTTCTTATAACTCCTACAGCTTCATATATAGCCAATGCTCCAAAAGGGAAATTAGTTAATTCTGTAGGTGCAGGTGATTCTTTAGTAGCCGGCTTTACCTGCGGTGTTTATAAGGGCCTGGATATTTTAAAGGCATTTAAATTAGGTATTGCATGTGGAAGTGCGTCAGCATTTTCAGAAAATTTATGTACAGAAATAGAAGTAGAAAGGTTGTTGAAGGAGGTGAAAATAGAACAAATTATAGAAACACCATAA